In a genomic window of Neisseria flavescens:
- a CDS encoding porin, with product MKKSIIALVIAGLPLAASAEVILYGQIKSSVTVGQVKIKGDAGSETSSTATSINDNTSRIGFKGSENLGGDLKAIWQVEQKTAITGGSQGFANRDSFIGLQGKFGKVRAGKLSNMLNEMDTIDPWMYKTNAAGLGIFTRTGNRNAAVRYDSPDFGGFKFNVSYAPRDNRNPSDKYTHTEAAKDQYTGGVSFSKNGFTANAAYGHYNGAYTDNSGKFKAAQIAKVETYYNKDNLFVGGGVHYAKGHETANQYLGYFTDGFNKYKGSDITTDLGKEEAVKVVDAAVTVGYKLGNVTPRITYAHGWPAKGVNSGEKLVDKFEQVVVGGQYIFSKRTGVNAQLAYLKVGNKTRLTAANKGGVEQKAASVGLYHKF from the coding sequence ATGAAAAAATCGATTATCGCTTTGGTTATTGCCGGTTTGCCGCTGGCTGCCTCTGCAGAAGTGATTCTGTATGGTCAAATCAAAAGTAGCGTGACCGTTGGTCAAGTAAAAATCAAAGGTGACGCAGGTTCTGAAACCAGTTCTACTGCAACCAGCATCAATGACAATACCTCCCGTATCGGCTTTAAAGGCAGCGAGAACTTGGGCGGCGATTTGAAAGCCATCTGGCAAGTTGAACAAAAAACAGCCATTACCGGCGGCTCTCAAGGTTTTGCCAATCGCGATTCCTTCATCGGTTTGCAAGGTAAATTCGGTAAAGTCCGTGCCGGTAAACTCAGCAATATGCTGAACGAAATGGACACCATCGATCCATGGATGTACAAAACCAATGCCGCAGGTTTGGGCATCTTTACCCGTACCGGCAACCGTAACGCCGCTGTACGCTACGACAGCCCGGATTTCGGCGGATTCAAATTCAACGTGTCTTACGCACCGCGCGACAACCGCAATCCTTCAGACAAATACACGCACACCGAAGCGGCCAAAGACCAATACACCGGCGGCGTGAGCTTCTCTAAAAACGGCTTTACTGCCAATGCGGCTTACGGCCACTACAACGGCGCGTACACCGACAATTCCGGCAAATTCAAAGCAGCGCAAATCGCCAAAGTCGAAACTTACTACAACAAAGACAATCTCTTTGTCGGCGGCGGCGTACACTATGCCAAAGGCCATGAGACAGCCAACCAATATTTAGGCTATTTCACCGATGGTTTTAATAAGTACAAGGGTAGTGACATCACTACCGACTTAGGCAAAGAGGAAGCCGTGAAAGTGGTTGATGCAGCGGTAACAGTCGGCTACAAATTGGGTAATGTCACCCCACGCATTACTTACGCACACGGCTGGCCTGCCAAGGGCGTGAACAGCGGCGAGAAATTGGTGGATAAATTCGAGCAAGTCGTTGTCGGCGGCCAATACATCTTCAGCAAACGCACCGGCGTCAATGCCCAACTGGCGTATCTGAAAGTCGGCAACAAAACCCGTCTGACTGCAGCCAACAAAGGCGGCGTTGAGCAAAAAGCCGCTTCTGTGGGCCTGTATCACAAATTCTAA
- a CDS encoding CNP1-like family protein, with the protein MRRFALLALSLAATQVFALGFSQKDTLTNTRYQESPEEVAAREFKEHKAELPPLPDTQSGDWFDLYVNETYGKQPKILLSSLQIMPAPDNSIRYVLNVRSDKGYDNLSVEGLYCARTSFTYSNDKRSSYKVFAYGDTVNHRWIEPRKGDWKLIGNAFSRNDALHTALYQAFCIDGMPTTVEGLVQRLKERGGRHGTTLTNHDK; encoded by the coding sequence ATGCGCCGTTTTGCCCTTCTCGCTCTCAGCCTTGCCGCGACTCAAGTATTTGCTTTGGGTTTCAGCCAAAAGGATACGCTGACCAACACGCGTTATCAGGAAAGCCCTGAAGAAGTTGCCGCACGCGAATTTAAAGAACACAAAGCCGAGTTGCCGCCCCTGCCCGATACCCAATCGGGCGATTGGTTCGACCTCTATGTCAACGAAACCTACGGCAAGCAGCCCAAAATCCTGCTCAGCAGCCTGCAAATTATGCCTGCGCCGGACAACAGCATCCGCTACGTCTTGAATGTGCGCTCCGACAAAGGCTACGACAACCTCTCCGTCGAAGGCCTCTATTGCGCCCGCACGTCCTTTACTTACAGCAACGACAAGCGTTCGTCTTACAAAGTATTCGCTTACGGCGACACAGTAAACCACCGCTGGATCGAGCCGCGTAAAGGCGATTGGAAGCTGATCGGCAATGCGTTCAGCCGCAACGACGCCCTGCACACTGCCCTGTATCAGGCATTCTGTATCGACGGCATGCCGACAACGGTCGAAGGCTTGGTACAACGTTTGAAAGAACGCGGCGGCCGTCACGGCACAACGCTGACCAACCACGACAAATAA
- a CDS encoding sulfurtransferase TusA family protein — protein sequence MNTQTLDVIGLKCPLPILRAKKALAQMQEGEVLTVLATDGGAPGDFEAFCRQTGHVLLESSEADGVFKLVLKHK from the coding sequence ATGAATACACAAACTCTGGATGTCATCGGTTTGAAATGCCCGTTGCCGATTTTGCGTGCCAAAAAAGCTTTGGCGCAAATGCAGGAGGGCGAAGTGCTGACCGTATTGGCCACCGATGGCGGCGCGCCCGGCGATTTTGAAGCGTTTTGCCGTCAGACCGGACATGTTTTGTTGGAATCGAGCGAAGCCGACGGCGTGTTCAAGCTGGTGTTGAAGCACAAATAA
- a CDS encoding NMCC_0638 family (lipo)protein, giving the protein MSKAVALSAAVLAVCLSACGNEGVSPQNAADYAQNVTDLFRQSCVAADGDAALVGEFANANKLVLLSKKDIADLPAGIMDFEALSIWKKTENGADYYLSLTEDSCSVRTAKADDHLIFKQFLALAENPPQGLNAELRADNLAETPLPMRQISYAWRASGSPKETLLTVKTTSSEHFPVQAVFYLTHHSYDNKAAVLP; this is encoded by the coding sequence ATGTCTAAAGCCGTCGCGTTGTCTGCTGCTGTATTGGCTGTCTGCCTGAGTGCATGCGGCAATGAAGGTGTTTCGCCGCAGAACGCTGCCGATTATGCCCAAAATGTAACCGACTTGTTCCGCCAAAGCTGCGTGGCCGCAGACGGCGATGCTGCCCTTGTCGGCGAGTTTGCCAATGCCAACAAACTGGTTTTATTGTCGAAAAAGGATATTGCCGATTTGCCTGCCGGAATAATGGATTTTGAGGCATTAAGTATTTGGAAGAAAACGGAAAACGGTGCAGATTATTATTTGAGCCTGACTGAAGACAGTTGCAGCGTACGCACGGCTAAAGCCGACGACCATCTGATTTTCAAACAATTTTTGGCTTTGGCAGAAAATCCGCCGCAAGGTTTGAACGCTGAATTGCGTGCCGATAATTTGGCGGAAACCCCGTTGCCTATGCGTCAGATTTCCTACGCATGGCGCGCGTCCGGCAGTCCGAAAGAAACCTTGCTGACCGTTAAAACAACGTCGTCCGAGCATTTTCCGGTACAGGCTGTTTTTTATTTGACCCATCATTCTTACGACAATAAGGCCGCCGTTTTGCCTTAG
- the pyrC gene encoding dihydroorotase, which translates to MQTLTIIRPDDMHLHLRDGDALKAVAPYTARQMGRAVIMPNLKPPVVSVADAQAYKERIMAALPEGSTFQPLMTLYLTDNATPELVREAKAAGIVAFKLYPAGATTNSDSGVTDLFKLIPVLEEMAKQGILFLVHGEVTDSEIDIFDREAAFIERVMKPVLAQVPNLKVVFEHITTAEAARLVLEAGDNVAASVTPQHLLLNRNDLLVGGVRPHHFCLPVLKRETHRQALVAAVTGDKAHKFFLGTDSAPHAKTAKENACGCAGMFSAMTAIELYAEVFEKAGALDKLEAFASKNGPRFYGLPENSDTITLIKQSQTVPASVPYGDGELVPMRAGGEIEWTVQY; encoded by the coding sequence ATGCAAACCCTGACCATCATCCGCCCCGACGATATGCACTTACACCTGCGCGACGGTGACGCGCTCAAAGCCGTTGCCCCGTACACCGCCCGACAAATGGGCCGCGCGGTTATCATGCCCAACCTGAAGCCGCCCGTCGTCAGCGTTGCCGATGCCCAAGCATACAAAGAGCGCATTATGGCCGCCCTGCCAGAAGGCAGCACCTTCCAGCCGTTGATGACGCTTTATTTGACCGACAACGCTACTCCCGAACTCGTGCGTGAAGCCAAGGCTGCCGGTATTGTGGCTTTCAAACTTTATCCTGCCGGTGCGACCACCAATTCCGATTCCGGCGTGACCGACTTGTTCAAACTGATTCCCGTGTTGGAAGAAATGGCGAAACAGGGCATTTTGTTCTTGGTTCACGGCGAAGTGACTGATTCAGAAATCGATATTTTCGACCGCGAAGCCGCCTTTATCGAGCGCGTGATGAAACCGGTTTTGGCGCAAGTGCCCAACCTCAAAGTCGTGTTTGAACACATCACCACTGCCGAGGCTGCCCGACTGGTATTGGAAGCAGGCGATAATGTGGCCGCGTCCGTGACGCCGCAACACTTGCTGCTCAACCGCAATGACCTTTTGGTCGGCGGCGTGCGTCCGCATCATTTCTGCCTGCCCGTACTCAAACGCGAAACCCACCGTCAGGCTTTGGTTGCCGCCGTTACCGGCGATAAGGCGCACAAATTTTTCCTCGGCACGGACTCTGCGCCACATGCCAAAACTGCCAAAGAAAATGCTTGCGGTTGCGCCGGTATGTTCAGCGCGATGACCGCCATCGAGCTTTATGCCGAAGTGTTTGAGAAAGCAGGCGCGTTGGATAAACTGGAAGCCTTTGCTTCTAAAAACGGCCCACGTTTCTACGGTCTGCCTGAAAATTCCGATACCATCACATTGATCAAACAATCTCAAACCGTTCCTGCCAGCGTACCTTACGGCGATGGCGAGCTTGTACCGATGAGGGCCGGCGGCGAGATTGAATGGACGGTACAATATTAG
- a CDS encoding RBBP9/YdeN family alpha/beta hydrolase, which produces MNRRVYIVHGFEGNPHGNWFDWLCAQVKSTGAQAISLAMPNPDKPSTTAWQFTLDQHIGKPDAHTFLVGHSLGCITLLHFLSRQQPQKIGGLLLAAGFADTLPPLPALDAYIKAASPDFDILRKIDMPKHCLVSDNDTHVPPELTLDMAAKLKSPVTHIPEGGHLMASDGFTQLPQAWEALKPMLTE; this is translated from the coding sequence ATGAATCGACGCGTTTATATCGTACATGGCTTTGAAGGCAATCCGCACGGCAACTGGTTTGACTGGCTTTGCGCCCAAGTCAAAAGCACCGGCGCACAAGCAATTTCCCTCGCCATGCCCAATCCCGACAAACCAAGCACGACCGCGTGGCAGTTTACCCTTGACCAGCACATCGGCAAGCCTGATGCCCATACCTTCCTAGTCGGCCACAGTCTCGGCTGCATTACCCTCCTTCACTTCCTCAGCCGCCAACAGCCGCAAAAAATCGGCGGTCTGTTGCTTGCCGCCGGTTTTGCCGATACGCTGCCGCCCCTGCCCGCGCTTGATGCCTACATTAAAGCAGCATCCCCCGATTTCGACATCCTGCGCAAAATCGATATGCCCAAACACTGCCTGGTTTCCGACAACGACACCCATGTTCCGCCCGAACTGACTTTGGACATGGCGGCCAAACTCAAAAGCCCTGTTACCCATATCCCCGAAGGCGGCCATTTGATGGCTTCGGACGGCTTTACCCAACTGCCGCAGGCTTGGGAAGCTCTGAAACCCATGTTGACCGAATAA
- the trhA gene encoding PAQR family membrane homeostasis protein TrhA yields the protein MYHGERFNAYSHLVGFLLAVVALVLMLVKAVESADGYRIAGALTYGVCLLLLYLGSTLYHSIPQPKAKAILQKVDHCMIYLLIAGSYTPFTLITLQGGWGWSLFGVSWGLALLGIVQELTIGRKSEKRLLSMVIYVLMGWLIVVAVWPLIQSLSAGGLFWLVLGGVLYSAGIYWFINDTKICHGHGIWHLFVLAGSLTQFISIYFYVL from the coding sequence ATGTATCACGGCGAGAGATTTAATGCGTACAGCCATTTGGTCGGTTTCTTATTGGCAGTGGTGGCATTGGTGCTGATGCTGGTAAAGGCGGTCGAATCGGCGGACGGCTATCGGATTGCCGGTGCATTGACTTATGGAGTCTGCCTGCTGCTTCTGTATTTGGGCTCAACCTTATACCACAGTATTCCGCAGCCGAAGGCCAAGGCGATTTTGCAAAAGGTCGATCATTGCATGATTTATCTTTTAATTGCAGGCAGCTATACGCCGTTTACGCTGATTACTCTGCAGGGTGGTTGGGGCTGGTCGCTTTTCGGCGTGTCGTGGGGACTGGCTTTGCTGGGCATTGTTCAGGAGCTGACGATCGGGCGCAAAAGCGAGAAGCGGCTGTTGTCGATGGTGATTTATGTGTTGATGGGCTGGCTGATTGTGGTGGCGGTATGGCCGCTGATACAGTCGCTTTCGGCCGGTGGATTATTTTGGCTGGTGTTGGGTGGCGTATTGTATAGCGCGGGGATTTATTGGTTTATCAACGATACGAAAATCTGCCACGGCCACGGTATCTGGCACTTGTTTGTCTTGGCAGGCAGTTTGACGCAATTTATCAGCATTTATTTTTATGTATTGTAG